One region of Streptomyces rishiriensis genomic DNA includes:
- a CDS encoding macrolide family glycosyltransferase, producing the protein MPGTHPNPAHIPAHTPARFPAHIAVFNVPMHGHVNPTLGVVEELVRRGHRVSYAVPEDFVHQVKAAGAEPVLYPDAGDGSDAPEDMGEGFARVVEVALTALPALNRAFGKDRPDLVLCDIYAFAGLLLGTRWEVPTVVASPTHLAYDGIVPEFFGVPGLPQLPGFARLAAAFADHGIDAARIQDLVRPEHAVAFFPRAFQRRADTVAAQRVAYVGPALGDRSYQGSWQPPRPDLPVLLVSLGSQFTRRPEFYRSCVEAFAELPWHVVMSVGAVPTDGLGPLPETVEVHPHVPQLAVLAHADAFVTHAGMGGTMEALHYGVPLVAVPQMAEQRVNAAQIERLRLGIHLPRESVTPEALREAVLRVSSDRDIRAGVSAMRREIAAAGGAGAAADLIERAL; encoded by the coding sequence CGCCGTGTTCAACGTGCCGATGCACGGGCACGTGAATCCGACCCTGGGGGTCGTCGAGGAGCTCGTCCGGCGGGGGCACCGGGTCAGTTACGCCGTCCCCGAGGACTTCGTGCACCAGGTGAAGGCGGCCGGTGCGGAGCCCGTGCTCTACCCGGACGCGGGAGACGGCTCGGACGCGCCGGAGGACATGGGCGAGGGGTTCGCGCGGGTCGTCGAGGTGGCGCTGACGGCCCTGCCCGCGCTGAACCGGGCATTCGGCAAGGACCGTCCGGACCTGGTGCTGTGCGACATCTACGCCTTCGCGGGCCTGCTGCTGGGGACACGATGGGAGGTGCCGACCGTCGTGGCGTCGCCCACCCATCTCGCCTACGACGGCATCGTCCCCGAGTTCTTCGGCGTGCCCGGACTTCCGCAGCTGCCGGGCTTCGCGCGACTGGCGGCGGCCTTCGCCGACCACGGGATCGACGCCGCGCGGATCCAGGACCTCGTACGGCCCGAACACGCCGTCGCGTTCTTCCCGCGGGCCTTCCAGCGCAGGGCGGACACCGTCGCGGCACAGCGCGTCGCGTACGTGGGACCGGCGCTCGGGGACCGCTCGTACCAGGGTTCCTGGCAGCCGCCGCGGCCCGATCTGCCCGTCCTGCTGGTCTCGCTGGGCTCCCAGTTCACCCGGCGGCCGGAGTTCTACCGGTCCTGCGTCGAGGCGTTCGCCGAGCTGCCCTGGCATGTGGTCATGTCCGTCGGCGCCGTCCCGACGGACGGGCTGGGCCCGCTGCCGGAGACCGTCGAGGTCCATCCCCACGTGCCCCAACTGGCCGTGCTCGCGCACGCCGACGCCTTCGTCACCCACGCCGGGATGGGCGGCACGATGGAGGCCCTGCACTACGGCGTCCCGCTGGTCGCCGTCCCGCAGATGGCCGAGCAGCGGGTCAACGCCGCCCAGATCGAACGCCTCCGGCTGGGCATCCACCTGCCGCGCGAGAGCGTCACCCCCGAGGCGCTGCGCGAGGCCGTCCTGCGGGTCTCGTCCGACCGGGACATCCGCGCGGGCGTCTCCGCCATGCGCCGGGAGATCGCGGCGGCCGGCGGAGCGGGAGCCGCGGCCGACCTCATCGAGCGGGCCCTGTAG
- a CDS encoding acyl-CoA thioesterase, whose protein sequence is MTLTHELPSDIRRTGTGRTPLEVPDSRPHLYLRQVRMSDLDSMHHVNNVRLLEMIQDAHIDMFYLRPGLPGQEIRPRFVYARHELDYTEPLVLQPEPVTITTTIGDLRRSTFRVTSRVTRDARVFCTCVSTAVAYDPDARCSRRLEDEERALAARHATPDPAR, encoded by the coding sequence GTGACCCTGACCCATGAACTGCCGTCCGACATCCGCCGCACCGGCACCGGGCGCACGCCCCTCGAGGTGCCGGACAGCCGGCCGCACCTCTATCTCCGCCAGGTGCGCATGAGCGACCTGGACTCCATGCACCATGTGAACAACGTCCGGCTGCTGGAGATGATCCAGGACGCCCATATCGACATGTTCTATCTGCGCCCCGGACTGCCCGGCCAGGAGATCCGCCCGCGGTTCGTCTACGCACGCCACGAACTCGACTACACGGAACCCCTCGTCCTCCAGCCGGAGCCGGTCACCATCACCACCACCATCGGTGACCTGCGCCGTTCGACCTTCCGCGTCACCAGCCGGGTCACCCGCGACGCCCGGGTGTTCTGCACCTGTGTGAGCACGGCCGTCGCCTACGACCCGGACGCCCGGTGCTCCCGTCGGCTCGAGGACGAGGAACGTGCCCTCGCGGCCCGCCACGCCACTCCCGACCCGGCACGCTGA
- a CDS encoding copper resistance CopC/CopD family protein, which translates to MLLGTVLVLLLLGGGPASAHAALRGADPADGSVVKTAPGAITLTFTESVGLLDDSFRVFDPDNRRVDTGEAGHADGRADTARIKLPAKLGTGTFTVAWRVVSEDSHPIAGAFTFSVGTPSATPPALPSTSVENPATGGLFNIGRCLAYVAAALLIGTAAFIAVCRPPDVRPLRRLLLAGWWALAGSTVFLLLLRGPYESGTGPTQALDPSGLARTLGTRPGLALVARLVLLAAVAAVLLWRRKALREGERPSRAALLTGAALAGCLALTWAAAEHASAGIQVPAAMTSTVLHLLAMAVWLGGLAALLTLFYRASVPSRVVGRFSQLAGLSVSVLVVTGVYQSWRGLGSVSALTDTTYGRILLAKLAAVTLLLIAGARSRRTVTRERTARNVTVEAVEVREEREARVPETVGGRAEGAADGRPVGRAAGTADAPAGGPPPSEKPRPPALGALTPAEDAQRRALRRSVLAEVVVSVVVLVFTTVLTGTLPGRAAAEAATAEQSAGLPVASVTTIPFVIGSGAPGVRGVSGKVQVTLDPGRVGDNGLQAVVYGPDGGFVSIPELRVSFSLPGQDIGPLDAKVGDRGGYWAADAVNLPLPGAWEMKVTVRVSETDQVSESERVEIGR; encoded by the coding sequence GTGCTGCTGGGCACCGTGCTGGTCCTGCTCCTCCTCGGCGGCGGACCGGCCTCCGCGCACGCGGCTCTCCGCGGTGCCGACCCGGCGGACGGAAGCGTCGTCAAGACGGCCCCCGGCGCCATCACCCTCACCTTCACCGAGTCCGTAGGTCTGCTCGACGACTCCTTCCGCGTCTTCGACCCCGACAACCGACGGGTCGACACGGGCGAGGCGGGCCACGCGGACGGCCGCGCCGACACCGCCCGGATCAAGCTCCCCGCGAAGCTCGGCACCGGCACCTTCACGGTGGCCTGGCGCGTGGTGTCGGAGGACAGCCATCCGATCGCCGGAGCCTTCACCTTCTCGGTGGGCACGCCGTCCGCGACCCCACCGGCTCTGCCCAGCACCTCCGTGGAGAACCCGGCCACCGGAGGCCTCTTCAACATCGGCCGCTGCCTCGCGTACGTCGCCGCGGCGCTCCTCATCGGCACGGCCGCCTTCATCGCCGTCTGCCGCCCCCCGGACGTCCGGCCGCTGCGCAGGCTGCTGCTGGCCGGCTGGTGGGCGCTCGCCGGGTCCACGGTGTTCCTGCTGCTGCTCCGCGGCCCCTACGAGAGCGGCACCGGCCCCACGCAGGCGCTGGACCCCTCGGGTCTCGCCCGCACGCTGGGCACCCGGCCGGGACTGGCCCTGGTGGCGCGCCTCGTGCTGCTCGCGGCGGTCGCGGCCGTTCTGCTGTGGCGGCGCAAGGCCCTCCGGGAGGGGGAACGGCCGTCCCGCGCGGCGCTGCTGACCGGCGCCGCGCTGGCCGGGTGCCTGGCACTGACCTGGGCCGCCGCCGAACACGCGTCGGCCGGCATCCAGGTCCCGGCGGCGATGACGTCCACGGTGCTGCACCTGCTGGCGATGGCGGTGTGGCTGGGCGGCCTGGCGGCCCTGCTCACCTTGTTCTACCGCGCGTCCGTCCCGTCGCGGGTGGTCGGCCGCTTCTCGCAGCTGGCGGGGCTCTCGGTGAGCGTCCTGGTGGTGACGGGCGTGTACCAGTCCTGGCGTGGCCTCGGCTCGGTGTCCGCGCTGACCGACACGACGTACGGGCGGATCCTGCTGGCCAAGCTGGCCGCGGTGACGCTGCTGCTGATCGCGGGGGCCCGGTCGCGACGGACGGTGACAAGGGAGAGGACGGCGAGGAACGTGACGGTGGAGGCTGTCGAGGTGCGCGAGGAGCGCGAGGCCCGGGTACCGGAGACGGTGGGCGGCCGGGCCGAAGGCGCGGCGGACGGTCGGCCGGTCGGCCGGGCGGCCGGTACGGCCGACGCCCCGGCGGGCGGCCCGCCGCCGTCCGAGAAGCCCCGGCCGCCGGCTCTCGGGGCCCTCACGCCGGCCGAGGACGCCCAGCGCCGGGCGTTGCGCCGCTCCGTGCTGGCCGAGGTCGTCGTCTCCGTCGTCGTCCTCGTCTTCACCACCGTCCTGACGGGCACCCTGCCGGGACGGGCGGCGGCCGAGGCGGCGACGGCGGAACAGTCCGCCGGGCTGCCCGTGGCCTCGGTGACCACCATTCCGTTCGTCATCGGCTCCGGGGCGCCCGGTGTCCGCGGCGTCAGCGGCAAGGTGCAGGTCACCCTCGATCCGGGCCGGGTCGGCGACAACGGCCTCCAGGCCGTGGTCTACGGCCCCGACGGCGGCTTCGTGAGCATTCCCGAGCTGCGCGTCTCCTTCAGCCTGCCCGGCCAGGACATCGGCCCCCTCGACGCCAAGGTCGGCGACCGGGGCGGCTACTGGGCCGCCGACGCGGTCAACCTGCCGCTGCCCGGCGCCTGGGAGATGAAGGTGACCGTGCGGGTGTCGGAGACCGACCAGGTGAGCGAGTCCGAGCGGGTGGAGATCGGCCGCTGA
- a CDS encoding SDR family NAD(P)-dependent oxidoreductase, whose translation MTMLAGRVALITGAGGGIGRGIALRFAQEGAAVALHCRTGTEAAHALAEEIAGEAGARAVVLAGADLTVEDECREVVARAAEWGGGRLDALVNNAGVQPVQGLPGMSAADWRAVVDTNLTSVFACTQAAAEVMRERGGSITHIASVEAARPAPGHAHYAASKAAVVMHARAAAQEYGPSGIRVNTVSPGLIDREGLAEAWPEGVRRWREAVAVGRLGRPEDVGDACVFLASPLASWITGHDLVVDGGVSARPTW comes from the coding sequence ATGACGATGCTGGCGGGCCGGGTGGCCCTGATCACGGGTGCGGGCGGCGGGATCGGGCGCGGCATCGCGCTGCGGTTCGCCCAGGAAGGGGCGGCGGTGGCGCTGCACTGCCGCACGGGGACCGAGGCGGCTCACGCGCTCGCCGAGGAGATCGCCGGCGAGGCCGGCGCGCGGGCCGTCGTGCTGGCCGGTGCCGACCTGACCGTCGAGGACGAGTGCCGCGAGGTGGTGGCCCGGGCCGCCGAATGGGGCGGCGGGCGGCTCGACGCGCTGGTCAACAACGCGGGCGTACAGCCGGTGCAGGGCCTGCCAGGGATGTCGGCGGCCGACTGGCGGGCCGTCGTGGACACCAACCTGACCAGCGTCTTCGCCTGCACGCAGGCGGCGGCGGAGGTCATGCGGGAGCGCGGGGGCAGCATCACGCACATCGCCTCCGTCGAGGCGGCGAGGCCGGCTCCCGGGCACGCCCATTACGCCGCCTCCAAGGCCGCCGTCGTGATGCACGCGCGGGCGGCGGCACAGGAGTACGGGCCGTCCGGCATCCGCGTGAACACGGTCTCGCCCGGGCTGATCGACCGGGAGGGGCTGGCCGAGGCGTGGCCCGAGGGCGTGCGGCGGTGGCGGGAGGCGGTCGCGGTCGGCCGGCTGGGCCGCCCCGAGGACGTCGGTGACGCCTGCGTCTTCCTGGCCTCGCCGCTCGCGTCCTGGATCACCGGGCACGACCTGGTGGTGGACGGCGGGGTGTCGGCGCGGCCGACGTGGTGA
- a CDS encoding cupin domain-containing protein has product MTDPAEADPLTPEDLVAHYGLEPIPREGGLFRRTWAGPEGPDGRPAGSAIVALLTAEDFSALHRLPTDEVWHFYLGDPLTLLLLAPDGTSRTAVLGPDLLGGQQPQLTVPARTWMGARVAAGGAWTFFGCTMAPGFTYGDYEHGDAAALTARHPDRAALIAELCRP; this is encoded by the coding sequence GTGACAGACCCGGCGGAAGCAGACCCGCTCACCCCCGAAGACCTCGTCGCCCATTACGGCCTGGAGCCGATCCCCCGCGAGGGAGGCCTGTTCCGCCGTACCTGGGCGGGTCCGGAGGGGCCGGACGGCCGGCCCGCGGGCTCCGCGATCGTCGCGCTGCTCACCGCCGAAGACTTCTCGGCCCTGCACCGCCTGCCCACCGACGAGGTCTGGCACTTCTACCTCGGCGACCCGCTCACGCTGCTGCTCCTCGCCCCCGACGGGACCTCCCGTACGGCGGTGCTCGGCCCGGACCTCCTCGGCGGACAGCAGCCGCAGCTCACCGTGCCGGCACGCACCTGGATGGGCGCGCGGGTGGCCGCCGGGGGCGCCTGGACCTTCTTCGGCTGCACGATGGCCCCCGGCTTCACCTACGGGGACTACGAACACGGTGACGCGGCCGCCCTCACGGCGCGGCACCCGGACCGGGCCGCCCTCATCGCGGAACTGTGCCGTCCATGA
- a CDS encoding GNAT family N-acetyltransferase has protein sequence MSDPQNRRNPRDTRDTRDRRDGQDRQDGQDGQDRENSRGDGGSGGVRASLGSRGVPVHEQVVDGFGTVVIRPLDAEGDADVVHGWVSEERAVFWGMNGLTREQVAEIYAHMAGLDTHHAFLTELDGEPVALLQTYEPAEDRVGECYPVEPGDIGVHLLIAPAGGRGARPGWSAALLGVFASYVLVGLDRPRVVVDPDVRNEKAVARFFRQGFEAGPVVTLPEIDLPDVYLPEKKAQLAFLRREVAFPG, from the coding sequence ATGAGTGACCCCCAGAACCGCCGGAACCCCCGGGACACCCGGGACACCCGGGACCGCCGAGACGGCCAGGACCGCCAGGACGGCCAGGACGGCCAGGACCGTGAGAACAGCCGAGGCGACGGAGGCAGCGGAGGCGTCAGGGCCAGCCTGGGCAGCCGGGGTGTCCCCGTGCACGAGCAGGTGGTCGACGGGTTCGGGACCGTCGTCATCCGCCCGCTCGACGCCGAGGGCGACGCGGACGTCGTCCACGGCTGGGTGAGCGAGGAGCGGGCCGTGTTCTGGGGCATGAACGGCCTGACGCGGGAGCAGGTGGCCGAGATCTACGCCCACATGGCCGGCCTCGACACGCATCACGCCTTCCTGACCGAGCTGGACGGCGAACCGGTCGCCCTCCTGCAGACCTACGAGCCGGCCGAGGACCGGGTCGGCGAGTGCTACCCGGTCGAGCCCGGGGACATCGGCGTCCACCTGCTGATCGCGCCGGCCGGCGGGCGAGGGGCGCGGCCGGGCTGGTCGGCGGCGCTGCTGGGGGTGTTCGCGTCGTACGTGCTGGTCGGCCTGGACCGGCCGCGCGTCGTGGTGGACCCCGATGTGCGCAACGAGAAGGCGGTCGCCCGCTTCTTCCGGCAGGGCTTCGAGGCGGGGCCGGTCGTCACGCTGCCCGAGATCGACCTGCCGGACGTGTACCTGCCGGAGAAGAAGGCCCAACTGGCGTTTCTGCGCCGGGAGGTAGCGTTCCCCGGGTGA
- a CDS encoding penicillin acylase family protein, with amino-acid sequence MTSEIYRDAWGVPHLRADSAHALARLQGSVTARDRAWQLEVERHRARGTSASFLGPEALSWDCFVRRARLDDTARRCFEELERRDAETADWVRAYVDGVNEGLAAADAPEFTRVGLAPGRWEPWTPLAVWLATHILFAGFPAKLWREEAVRHLGPEAVGLFATDGPGTSGSNGWLVAGARTVTGQAVIAGDPHRFIEDPGVYQQIRLACDEFDVVGLAVPGVPGIAHFGHTGTVAWAITNAMADYQDLYRERLRRTGAGVEALGPDGTWRRVARHTELVRVAGEETVEVEVLETERGPVIAGGPEGLDDGTPLALTLRHPPRVTADLGFQALLPLLRARRVADVDRAFDLWVEPVDVVQAADTEGGLLHRVAGRVPLRAEANGVRLATAWEPGHEWTGWREMPRAGLSDGVAVMANQRGPAARLGVEFAPPHRADRIRALLGERRQWSASDMPAIHTDTRLASAAPLLDRLSALDDLTGPAAELRERLLSWDRRMDADSQDAARFAALRSALVRRLAAHPAFAALANPPAYPEVFLPWLALLPRVGFALEHLLRAEELYGIDRAALVREAVEEVAGRPAARWGDTHRLAPWQALPDPGRQAPALSGDHDCVLCTSAVPGWTDLAARGPAARYVWDLARREDSLWVVPYGASGLPGHPHHHDQLPLWLKGELVPVVTDWAQLKKESDDE; translated from the coding sequence GTGACCAGCGAGATCTACCGTGACGCATGGGGCGTCCCGCATCTGCGTGCCGACAGCGCCCACGCCCTCGCCCGCCTCCAGGGATCCGTCACCGCACGCGACCGCGCCTGGCAGCTGGAGGTCGAACGGCACCGGGCGCGCGGCACCTCGGCGTCCTTCCTCGGCCCCGAAGCCCTCTCCTGGGACTGTTTCGTGCGTCGCGCCCGCCTCGACGACACGGCGAGACGCTGCTTCGAGGAGCTGGAGAGACGGGACGCGGAGACGGCGGACTGGGTGCGGGCGTACGTCGACGGGGTCAACGAGGGGCTGGCCGCCGCCGACGCCCCCGAGTTCACCCGGGTCGGACTCGCCCCCGGCCGCTGGGAACCGTGGACCCCGCTCGCCGTCTGGCTGGCCACCCACATCCTGTTCGCCGGGTTCCCCGCCAAGCTGTGGCGCGAGGAGGCCGTCCGGCATCTCGGTCCCGAGGCGGTCGGCCTGTTCGCCACCGACGGGCCCGGCACCTCCGGCAGCAACGGCTGGCTGGTGGCCGGTGCCCGGACGGTCACCGGGCAGGCGGTCATCGCCGGCGATCCGCACCGCTTCATCGAGGACCCCGGCGTCTACCAGCAGATCCGTCTGGCCTGCGACGAGTTCGACGTCGTCGGGCTGGCCGTGCCCGGCGTCCCCGGCATCGCCCACTTCGGCCACACCGGCACGGTCGCCTGGGCCATCACCAACGCCATGGCCGACTACCAGGACCTCTACCGCGAACGGCTGCGCCGCACCGGTGCGGGAGTCGAGGCGCTCGGCCCGGACGGCACCTGGCGGCGGGTCGCCCGGCACACCGAACTCGTACGGGTGGCGGGCGAGGAGACCGTCGAGGTGGAGGTGCTGGAGACCGAGCGGGGACCGGTGATCGCGGGCGGTCCGGAAGGCCTCGACGACGGCACCCCGCTCGCGCTGACCCTGCGCCACCCGCCCCGCGTCACCGCCGACCTGGGCTTCCAGGCGCTCCTGCCGCTGCTCCGGGCCCGCCGGGTCGCCGACGTGGACCGCGCCTTCGACCTCTGGGTCGAGCCCGTCGACGTCGTCCAGGCCGCCGACACCGAGGGCGGCCTGCTGCACCGGGTCGCGGGCCGGGTGCCGCTGCGCGCCGAGGCGAACGGCGTCCGGCTGGCGACCGCCTGGGAGCCCGGCCACGAGTGGACCGGCTGGCGCGAGATGCCCCGCGCGGGACTGTCCGACGGCGTCGCGGTGATGGCCAACCAGCGGGGCCCCGCCGCGCGGCTGGGCGTCGAGTTCGCCCCGCCGCACCGCGCCGACCGCATCCGGGCCCTGCTCGGGGAGCGCAGGCAGTGGTCGGCGTCCGACATGCCGGCCATCCACACCGACACCCGTCTGGCCTCCGCCGCGCCCCTGCTGGACCGGCTGTCCGCCCTCGACGACCTGACCGGCCCGGCCGCCGAGCTGCGCGAGCGGCTGCTGAGCTGGGACCGCCGGATGGACGCCGACAGCCAGGACGCGGCACGGTTCGCGGCCCTGCGCAGCGCCCTGGTCCGCCGTCTCGCCGCCCACCCGGCCTTCGCGGCCCTCGCGAACCCGCCCGCCTACCCGGAGGTCTTCCTCCCCTGGCTGGCCCTCCTCCCGCGCGTCGGCTTCGCCCTCGAACACCTCCTGCGCGCCGAGGAGCTGTACGGCATCGACCGGGCGGCACTCGTACGGGAGGCCGTCGAGGAGGTCGCCGGCCGGCCCGCCGCCCGGTGGGGCGACACCCACCGCCTGGCCCCCTGGCAGGCGCTGCCCGACCCCGGGCGGCAGGCCCCGGCCCTCTCCGGCGACCACGACTGCGTGCTGTGCACCTCGGCCGTGCCCGGGTGGACCGACCTGGCCGCGCGTGGCCCGGCCGCCCGCTACGTGTGGGACCTGGCCCGCCGCGAGGACAGTCTGTGGGTCGTTCCGTACGGCGCTTCCGGCCTCCCCGGCCATCCCCACCACCACGACCAGCTCCCCCTGTGGCTCAAGGGCGAACTGGTCCCGGTCGTCACCGACTGGGCACAGCTGAAGAAGGAGAGCGACGATGAGTGA
- a CDS encoding siderophore-interacting protein: MAQGRGWEGTVLRLMRAKDFTLTVTGVEEVTREYRRLRLSDGGLLAATGVHPTIWIRLWFENAGRPHQRAYTLVDPDPAAGAFALEFALHEGAASDWARAATPGDTIEATVQGTGFEAPSPAPSHVLVIGDPASLPAINSLLGEGEGALGSAPATVWFEGSPDGPDGLPFRTDPVRHEIRHVPRADSGAHLVERVKAELPALLRATPDPYVWIACDTRTTRTLSVYLRKELSLPKERLHALGYWRAT, from the coding sequence ATGGCGCAGGGGCGGGGCTGGGAGGGCACGGTCCTCAGACTGATGCGGGCGAAGGACTTCACGCTCACGGTCACGGGCGTGGAGGAGGTCACCCGGGAGTACCGCCGGCTGCGTCTCTCGGACGGCGGGCTGCTCGCCGCCACCGGCGTCCACCCGACGATCTGGATCCGGCTCTGGTTCGAGAACGCGGGCCGGCCGCACCAGCGCGCCTACACCCTGGTCGACCCCGACCCGGCGGCCGGCGCCTTCGCCCTGGAGTTCGCGCTGCACGAGGGCGCGGCCAGCGACTGGGCGCGGGCGGCCACGCCCGGCGACACCATCGAGGCGACCGTCCAGGGCACCGGCTTCGAAGCGCCTTCTCCGGCCCCCTCGCACGTTCTCGTGATCGGCGACCCGGCCTCCCTGCCCGCCATCAACTCCCTGCTCGGCGAGGGCGAGGGAGCGCTCGGCTCCGCCCCGGCGACCGTCTGGTTCGAGGGCTCGCCCGACGGCCCGGACGGCCTCCCCTTCCGGACCGACCCCGTACGCCACGAGATACGGCACGTGCCCCGGGCGGACTCCGGCGCCCACCTCGTCGAGCGGGTGAAGGCCGAGCTGCCCGCCCTGCTGAGGGCCACCCCCGACCCGTACGTCTGGATCGCCTGCGACACCCGCACCACCAGGACGCTGTCGGTCTACCTGCGCAAGGAGCTGAGCCTCCCGAAGGAGCGGCTGCACGCGCTGGGGTACTGGCGCGCGACCTGA
- a CDS encoding HhH-GPD-type base excision DNA repair protein has product MDVILHLSQDPEADELLGRSPLAALVGMLLDQQVPMEWAFKGPRTIADRLGADDLDAHDIAAQDPEAFAALLSEKPAVHRYPGSMAKRVQQLCQYLVEHYDGDAGAVWKDVSSGKELLGRLQELPGFGRQKAQIFLALLGKQLGVRPTGWREAAGAYGEPESFRSVADITGPESLTKVRAHKQEMKAAAKAEKANKADRTAKQ; this is encoded by the coding sequence ATGGACGTCATCCTTCACCTCTCGCAGGACCCCGAGGCCGACGAGCTCCTCGGGCGGTCCCCGCTCGCCGCGCTGGTCGGGATGCTGCTGGACCAGCAGGTTCCGATGGAGTGGGCGTTCAAGGGACCCCGGACGATCGCCGACCGGCTCGGCGCCGACGACCTGGACGCGCACGACATCGCCGCCCAGGACCCGGAGGCCTTCGCCGCGCTGCTCTCCGAGAAGCCGGCCGTGCACCGCTACCCCGGCTCCATGGCCAAGCGCGTCCAACAGCTCTGCCAGTACCTCGTCGAGCACTACGACGGGGACGCCGGTGCCGTCTGGAAGGACGTGAGCAGCGGCAAGGAGCTGCTCGGACGGCTCCAGGAACTGCCCGGCTTCGGCAGGCAGAAGGCGCAGATCTTCCTCGCGCTGCTGGGCAAGCAGCTCGGGGTGCGGCCCACGGGCTGGCGCGAGGCGGCCGGCGCCTACGGCGAGCCGGAGTCCTTCCGCTCCGTCGCCGACATCACCGGCCCGGAGTCGCTGACCAAGGTACGGGCGCACAAGCAGGAGATGAAGGCGGCGGCCAAGGCGGAGAAGGCGAACAAGGCCGACAGGACCGCGAAGCAGTAG
- a CDS encoding helicase HerA-like domain-containing protein — protein MTGSTSAADIAAGYAFTGPALDLGALLWDGTCLPESPVRIPLPMLNRHGLVAGATGTGKTKTLQLIAEQLSAQGVPVFLADVKGDLSGISAPGAANDRVRGRAAEVGQKWTATGFPAEFYALGGLGHGIPLRATITSFGPVLLAKVLQLNRTQEQSLGLIFHYADRKGLELLDLKDLRSVVAFLTSDEGRAELKGIGGLSTATAGVILRSLTAFEAEGMASFFGEPEFDTAELLRTASDGRGVVSVLELPAVQEKQRLFSTFLMWLLADLFHDLPEIGDADRPKLVFFFDEAHLLFDDASKAFLDSITQTVRLIRSKGVGVFFVTQTPKDVPGDVLAQLGNRVQHALRAFTPDDQKALKATVKTFPDSSYDLEELLTGLGTGEAVVTVLSERGAPTPVAATRLRAPESLMGPVDGPALDRAVRESRLHERYAQAVDRESAFERLAARPAEQPQPQPQPQPSARGTGETGGASRDAKAAKVAKPAREPGSPQRVEDRSVVEQVVGSGMFKSLARSFGTQIGREITRSLFGTARRRR, from the coding sequence ATGACCGGGTCGACGAGCGCCGCCGACATCGCCGCCGGGTACGCCTTCACCGGGCCCGCCCTCGACCTGGGCGCGCTGCTGTGGGACGGGACGTGCCTGCCCGAGTCCCCCGTCCGCATCCCCCTCCCCATGTTGAACAGGCACGGACTGGTCGCGGGTGCCACCGGCACCGGAAAGACCAAGACGCTCCAGCTGATCGCCGAGCAGCTCTCGGCGCAGGGCGTGCCGGTCTTCCTCGCCGACGTCAAGGGCGACCTGTCCGGGATCTCCGCGCCGGGAGCGGCGAACGACCGGGTGCGGGGACGGGCGGCGGAAGTCGGCCAGAAATGGACGGCGACCGGCTTCCCGGCCGAGTTCTACGCCCTCGGCGGTCTCGGCCACGGCATCCCGCTGCGGGCCACGATCACCAGCTTCGGCCCGGTGCTGCTCGCCAAGGTGCTCCAGCTCAACCGCACCCAGGAGCAGTCCCTGGGCCTGATCTTCCACTACGCCGACCGGAAGGGCCTGGAGCTGCTCGACCTCAAGGACCTCCGGTCGGTCGTCGCCTTCCTCACCTCGGACGAGGGCAGGGCGGAGCTGAAGGGCATCGGCGGGCTGTCGACCGCCACGGCCGGGGTGATCCTGCGGTCCCTGACCGCCTTCGAGGCCGAGGGCATGGCGAGCTTCTTCGGCGAGCCGGAGTTCGACACGGCCGAGCTCCTGCGCACCGCCTCCGACGGCCGCGGTGTCGTCTCGGTCCTGGAGCTGCCCGCCGTGCAGGAGAAGCAGCGGCTCTTCTCGACCTTCCTGATGTGGCTGCTGGCCGACCTGTTCCACGACCTGCCCGAGATCGGCGACGCCGACAGGCCGAAGCTCGTGTTCTTCTTCGACGAGGCGCACCTGCTCTTCGACGACGCCTCGAAGGCGTTCCTCGACTCCATCACGCAGACCGTCCGGCTGATTCGCTCGAAGGGGGTCGGCGTGTTCTTCGTCACGCAGACCCCGAAGGACGTGCCCGGTGACGTCCTCGCCCAGCTCGGCAACCGGGTCCAGCACGCTCTGCGGGCCTTCACGCCGGACGACCAGAAGGCTCTCAAGGCCACGGTGAAAACGTTCCCCGACTCGTCCTACGACCTGGAGGAGCTGCTCACCGGGCTCGGTACCGGCGAGGCCGTCGTCACGGTCCTCAGTGAGAGGGGCGCCCCGACGCCGGTGGCCGCGACCCGGCTGCGCGCTCCCGAGTCCCTGATGGGGCCCGTCGACGGGCCGGCCCTCGACCGGGCGGTGCGGGAGTCGCGGCTCCACGAGCGGTATGCACAGGCTGTGGACAGAGAATCCGCGTTCGAGAGACTGGCGGCCCGGCCCGCCGAACAGCCGCAGCCGCAGCCGCAGCCGCAGCCGTCGGCGAGGGGGACGGGGGAGACGGGTGGGGCGAGCAGGGATGCGAAGGCGGCCAAGGTCGCGAAGCCGGCGAGGGAGCCCGGGTCCCCGCAGCGCGTGGAGGATCGCTCGGTCGTCGAGCAGGTCGTCGGCAGCGGCATGTTCAAGTCGCTGGCCCGTTCCTTCGGCACGCAGATCGGCCGCGAGATCACCCGTTCGCTCTTCGGTACGGCCAGGCGGAGGCGGTAG